The proteins below come from a single Holdemania massiliensis genomic window:
- a CDS encoding HD domain-containing protein, giving the protein MDKSEKLQQWMEAAIEDPLLFQRRKRVYTHLLGTAHFAALLAMKRGVDSEMAELAGLLHDISDYLTGDHNDHARKGAVLALRILNELELGSNDQQEQIALAIQHHSDKEQIGTPLDEVLKDADVLDHVFNYKMVIRREIPRLHALENELGLTFPFWQQLQEGE; this is encoded by the coding sequence ATGGATAAGTCAGAAAAACTTCAGCAGTGGATGGAAGCAGCCATTGAGGATCCGCTGTTATTTCAACGACGGAAAAGAGTGTATACCCATTTGTTAGGTACCGCTCATTTCGCTGCATTGTTAGCGATGAAACGAGGTGTTGACAGTGAAATGGCAGAGCTGGCGGGTCTGCTTCATGATATCTCTGACTATCTCACGGGAGATCATAACGATCATGCGCGCAAAGGTGCTGTTCTTGCTTTGCGGATTCTGAATGAATTAGAGCTGGGCAGCAATGATCAGCAGGAACAAATTGCCCTGGCCATTCAGCATCACAGTGATAAGGAACAAATCGGGACACCGCTGGATGAGGTATTGAAAGATGCCGACGTGCTGGATCATGTCTTCAATTATAAAATGGTGATTCGGCGAGAAATTCCGCGCCTGCATGCATTGGAAAATGAATTGGGATTGACCTTTCCATTCTGGCAGCAGCTGCAGGAAGGTGAATGA